A single window of Salvia splendens isolate huo1 chromosome 8, SspV2, whole genome shotgun sequence DNA harbors:
- the LOC121743678 gene encoding 1-aminocyclopropane-1-carboxylate oxidase homolog 1-like isoform X2 gives MAQGIDSSALYQQYDRMKMLKAFDDTKAGVKGLCDSGLFQLPQIFVRPPEELAAELKHKKGQVQVPVIDLSGVDDCGRRKQIVEKVRSAAETWGFFQVVSHGIPQSVCDGMIDGVRCFHEQDVDEKKKYYTRDTTKSVRYQSSYDLFLSKTATWKDTLTISCDSSFDRDELPSVCRDSIVEYSEHEENLGNILLGLLSEALGLSTDFLGKMECSKGHRLHCHYYPACPEPELAIGTGKHSDAGFLTILLQNQLVCGLQVLCGGQWIDIEPVEGALVVNIGDLLQLVSNGKLRSNEHRAIANRMGPRISVACFFSGPIDERGKIYGPIEELITKQNPAVYKGVAMGDYVMNFLATGMEDYRALDYYKIQPSFEMYPL, from the exons ATGGCACAAGGGATCGATTCATCAGCTCTTTATCAACAATACGATCGCATGAAAATGCTCAAAGCTTTCGACGACACAAAAGCCGGCGTCAAAGGCCTCTGCGATTCGGGTTTGTTCCAACTCCCACAAATCTTCGTGAGGCCACCAGAGGAGCTGGCTGCGGAGCTGAAACACAAAAAGGGTCAAGTCCAAGTTCCAGTGATCGATCTGAGCGGCGTCGACGATTGCGGCAGGCGAAAGCAGATAGTTGAAAAAGTGAGAAGTGCTGCTGAAACATGGGGGTTTTTCCAAGTGGTGAGCCACGGGATTCCTCAATCTGTTTGCGATGGAATGATCGATGGCGTGCGCTGTTTCCACGAGCAGGATGTCGATGAGAAGAAGAAGTATTATACTCGTGATACAACCAAAAGTGTGAGATATCAAAGCAGTTATGATCTCTTCCTGTCCAAAACTGCTACCTGGAAAGATACCTTGACCATTTCGTGTGATTCAAGCTTTGATCGTGATGAACTGCCCTCTGTTTGCAG AGATTCGATAGTGGAATACTCGGAACATGAGGAAAATTTGGGGAATATTCTGCTGGGGCTGTTATCTGAGGCACTGGGACTAAGCACTGATTTTCTGGGAAAGATGGAATGTTCGAAGGGGCATCGTCTCCATTGCCACTACTATCCGGCATGCCCTGAGCCGGAACTTGCAATCGGAACTGGCAAGCATTCGGATGCTGGATTCCTCACAATTCTTCTACAAAACCAACTTGTTTGCGGCCTCCAGGTTCTGTGTGGAGGCCAATGGATCGACATTGAACCGGTAGAAGGAGCTTTAGTCGTCAACATCGGTGATCTTCTTCAG TTGGTGTCGAATGGGAAATTGAGAAGCAATGAGCATAGAGCAATAGCAAATCGGATGGGACCAAGAATTTCTGTGGCGTGTTTTTTCTCAGGGCCTATAGATGAGAGGGGCAAGATCTATGGGCCAATTGAGGAGCTGataacaaaacaaaatcctGCAGTTTACAAAGGTGTTGCGATGGGTGATTATGTAATGAATTTCCTGGCTACTGGAATGGAGGATTATCGTGCCCTTGATTATTACAAGATTCAGCCCTCATTCGAAATGTATCCCTTGTAG
- the LOC121743678 gene encoding 1-aminocyclopropane-1-carboxylate oxidase homolog 1-like isoform X1 produces the protein MAQGIDSSALYQQYDRMKMLKAFDDTKAGVKGLCDSGLFQLPQIFVRPPEELAAELKHKKGQVQVPVIDLSGVDDCGRRKQIVEKVRSAAETWGFFQVVSHGIPQSVCDGMIDGVRCFHEQDVDEKKKYYTRDTTKSVRYQSSYDLFLSKTATWKDTLTISCDSSFDRDELPSVCRDSIVEYSEHEENLGNILLGLLSEALGLSTDFLGKMECSKGHRLHCHYYPACPEPELAIGTGKHSDAGFLTILLQNQLVCGLQVLCGGQWIDIEPVEGALVVNIGDLLQVSKEMLQTTFLLGIQIQNFSYFMLLMEQLVSNGKLRSNEHRAIANRMGPRISVACFFSGPIDERGKIYGPIEELITKQNPAVYKGVAMGDYVMNFLATGMEDYRALDYYKIQPSFEMYPL, from the exons ATGGCACAAGGGATCGATTCATCAGCTCTTTATCAACAATACGATCGCATGAAAATGCTCAAAGCTTTCGACGACACAAAAGCCGGCGTCAAAGGCCTCTGCGATTCGGGTTTGTTCCAACTCCCACAAATCTTCGTGAGGCCACCAGAGGAGCTGGCTGCGGAGCTGAAACACAAAAAGGGTCAAGTCCAAGTTCCAGTGATCGATCTGAGCGGCGTCGACGATTGCGGCAGGCGAAAGCAGATAGTTGAAAAAGTGAGAAGTGCTGCTGAAACATGGGGGTTTTTCCAAGTGGTGAGCCACGGGATTCCTCAATCTGTTTGCGATGGAATGATCGATGGCGTGCGCTGTTTCCACGAGCAGGATGTCGATGAGAAGAAGAAGTATTATACTCGTGATACAACCAAAAGTGTGAGATATCAAAGCAGTTATGATCTCTTCCTGTCCAAAACTGCTACCTGGAAAGATACCTTGACCATTTCGTGTGATTCAAGCTTTGATCGTGATGAACTGCCCTCTGTTTGCAG AGATTCGATAGTGGAATACTCGGAACATGAGGAAAATTTGGGGAATATTCTGCTGGGGCTGTTATCTGAGGCACTGGGACTAAGCACTGATTTTCTGGGAAAGATGGAATGTTCGAAGGGGCATCGTCTCCATTGCCACTACTATCCGGCATGCCCTGAGCCGGAACTTGCAATCGGAACTGGCAAGCATTCGGATGCTGGATTCCTCACAATTCTTCTACAAAACCAACTTGTTTGCGGCCTCCAGGTTCTGTGTGGAGGCCAATGGATCGACATTGAACCGGTAGAAGGAGCTTTAGTCGTCAACATCGGTGATCTTCTTCAGGTAAGTAAGGAAATGCTTCAAACGACCTTTTTATTgggaattcaaattcaaaattttagttATTTCATGTTGCTGATGGAGCAGTTGGTGTCGAATGGGAAATTGAGAAGCAATGAGCATAGAGCAATAGCAAATCGGATGGGACCAAGAATTTCTGTGGCGTGTTTTTTCTCAGGGCCTATAGATGAGAGGGGCAAGATCTATGGGCCAATTGAGGAGCTGataacaaaacaaaatcctGCAGTTTACAAAGGTGTTGCGATGGGTGATTATGTAATGAATTTCCTGGCTACTGGAATGGAGGATTATCGTGCCCTTGATTATTACAAGATTCAGCCCTCATTCGAAATGTATCCCTTGTAG